From the Entelurus aequoreus isolate RoL-2023_Sb linkage group LG24, RoL_Eaeq_v1.1, whole genome shotgun sequence genome, the window tagatctcacatcagggcaagaaaaaactcaacccaatgggcacaatgacaaacctcggaggggactgcagatgtgccccccccccccccccccccccgggcgaccggtgcaatggttgtcgagtggatctagttaatagtgtgagagtccagtccatagtggggccagcaggggatcatctgaAATGCAGAcatgtcagcagcgcagagacgtccaatgggacttaaatgcttctactgaggcagcatctctaactgttcccggtagggcattccagagtgctggggcccaaatagaaaacgctctatagcccgcagactttttttgggctctgggaattactaataagccggagtttgcAGATTTCTGGATATGCTGCACAATGCACAATGGatatgctgccgggcacaaaattgCTGCTCTGAAAGGTAACATTCATACACAGAAACAAGAGTTGCAAAATCGAAAGGTTGGTACAACGGAGTTCATACAGTATATCAAGCTTTCGTTGTATAATGCTGCATTATAGTGACATATAACTTTTTCTTAAGCCTAATTACATAATTAACTGATTCATAATGAACTACTATATACAATTACATAATACATAGTCGCCTGATACACATGTAACATTGCATGTAGAAGAACAAGGACATTGTCATGTCAATTCTGTCAAAGTGGCGATACGATCACTTGTCATTCTTTAAGACTATTTTCGTTGTTTGTTCGCAGGAAATCGGTGAGAACGTCCACTTTTATCTGATCGGTAAGGAGGACACAAGGACACACTCTCTGGCTGTGTCGCTTCACTGCGATGAGGACGATGCCATCAGCGTTAGCGGTCAGAACAGTTTATGCCACCAGATCACTGCCGCTTGCAAGCATGGAGGCGACCTCTACGTGGTGGGCGGTTCCATCCCCCGACGCATGTGGAAGTGCAACATGCACACCATGGACTGGGAGCGTTGTGCGCCCCTTCCCAGAGATCGCCTCCACCACACTATGGTGTCGGTGTCGAGTGAGGACGCCATCTACTCGCTAGGTGGTAAGACGCTGCAAGACACGCTCTCTAACGCCATCATCTACTACACGGTGAAGGACAACATGTGGACAGAGACCAGCCAGCTGGACACAGCGGTGTCGGGAGCCGCCGGTGTCAACTTGGGAGGCACCATCTACCTGATCGGAGGGGAGGAGAACGACATGGACTTCTTTACCAAGCCGTCACGCCTCATTCAGTGTTTTGACACGGCGTTGCAGAAGTGCCAGATAAAACCTTACATGCTGCCATTTGCCGGGTGCATGCATGCCGCCGTCCACATGGACGTGATCTTCATCGTGGGGGAAGGAGACTCGCTGGTTTGCTACAACCCTTTACTGGAGAGCTTCACCCGCCTGCGTTTTCCCGAGGCATGGAGCTGCGTTCCTTCTCTGTGGAAAGTAGCCAGCTGCAATGGATGCATATACGTTTTCAGGGACAAATGTAAGAAAGGTGACGCAAACACGTTAAAGTTCAACCCAGCCACGTCTGTCGTGTCTGTTATCAAAGGTATAAAGATCCTTCTCACGAACTGGCAATTTGTTTTGGCCTAACATCTCTTAGTGTTAACGCTTCCACTGTGGAATCTCATGTGGCTGTACACTACAGAGACACAAGTATTGAGACACATCTTTAAATCAGGCTAAGTTCCCTTCAAGTTGAATTTACGAAGACGTTTTAGACAATGAGCTTTCAGCTTTATAGGAACACATTTGGTGTGGAAGAACTTTGCCGCCAAACACCTTTTTAGAGTGAAGTACATCGGTGCGATTGTCCTAGTCGTGGAATGTCATTTAAACTCTACACTGCCGATTCCCCAAAAAAGTTGTTTTAGCAGTTTTAGGATCACACTCTTCAGTACATTTCTAAGATAAATAATTCTCCTGTCTAAGGAAGAAATCTTAAAACAACCAAAAACTCATCTTCCTCAACAGTGTGGGTTGAGCAAAATACGACAAACCCAAATAGCAGACCAATGTTGTTAAATGTATTATACTTGGACTTCTACTAATACTGCAGCTACCATCATTCCTACCGCTAATAATAATGTTCGACTACAATCCCTTTCAGCATTTTCCAGTCGTAAATACAGGTGGTCCTCAGGCTACAAACAAATTATGTTCATAGATTGTGATGTAAGTCGAGTTTTAGCGTGAGCCGGATCTTGTACCTAAACTAGAAAAGCATCCGGAGACTGCAGACCTCCCCCAGGCCCTATACCtcccaaaagtaaaaaaaatgctgAATCCAGAAGGTGatccggatcacccccaaaatgtaatcacatgTTCCTTataccgttttttttaatttcctgaAGGTTAAATGAAAATCACTTATGACTCAGCTGGTTAAATCTAATCAGTTGTTCTTTATCCCATTTTGTTTTTTCCTGGAAGTTTCATGAaaatcatctttttttaaattattttgctAACTGATGTCAACAATTACATAAACTAGTAATTAGTCACTCACACTGTGCACAGAACCACATTAAGGTCATataaaatacagtaatacaaaGATTAAATGAAATGTAAGTTTATCAAAAAGGAGAACAACTCCGAGTCCTAACAGATTTATTGGGAGGAGGAACTCTCCATAATGAGACCACTATGCTGATTAGTTCTCAGTGTCCATTTTAT encodes:
- the kbtbd4 gene encoding kelch repeat and BTB domain-containing protein 4; the encoded protein is MESSEEGGFSVGGEENYFQGYTFTDRSHSSRVVKSIMDLCLEDGLFADVTITVDSKEFHLHRLVLSAQSSFFRSMFTSNLKESRNRAIELKGVSAAVFQLLIDYIYHGTIKLRVEELQDTYEMADMYQLTALFEECSRFLSRTVEVKNCLQVMWLADRHSDQELYTSAKHCAKIHLSQLHGTEEFLNLPLCLLLDVIKDGVPSSQNPTVAIESWINHNKVEREEFACILQENLKEIGENVHFYLIGKEDTRTHSLAVSLHCDEDDAISVSGQNSLCHQITAACKHGGDLYVVGGSIPRRMWKCNMHTMDWERCAPLPRDRLHHTMVSVSSEDAIYSLGGKTLQDTLSNAIIYYTVKDNMWTETSQLDTAVSGAAGVNLGGTIYLIGGEENDMDFFTKPSRLIQCFDTALQKCQIKPYMLPFAGCMHAAVHMDVIFIVGEGDSLVCYNPLLESFTRLRFPEAWSCVPSLWKVASCNGCIYVFRDKCKKGDANTLKFNPATSVVSVIKGIKILLTNWQFVLA